AACGAGGAAACTATTGCATCTTCTTTGGCTCCTAATTCTTTGTGAAGGTTTGAAAATGCAGGTAAAAACTGGTTCTGATGTGTACGCGCCCCGTTTGAAGGGTTATGATTCAAAGCAAAGATTTGTCACTTATTGGCATCAGGTAAACGAGGCTATACAGCTTGACCCTTCTTCAATTTTGGAGGTTGGGGTTGGCACCCGTTTTGTTTGCTCCTACATGAAACGGTTAGGGTATGCTGTTACTACTCTTGATTTGCTGCGTGATTTGCGTCCAGGCGTTGCGGGGTCGGTTCTTACTTTGCCTTTTGCTGAGGATTCTTTTGATGTGGGTATTTGCTGTCAAGTCTTGGAGCATCTGCCTTTTGACTGCTTCAAAACCGCCCTTGCCCAGTTACATCGCGTGTGCCGCTCAAAACTGATTCTAAGCTTGCCCGACGCCTCCAGATACTTCGGAGTAGCATTAACCTCACCCGTTTCCCTGCCTCCCGTTCTTGTCTCATTGCCAACACTGTTTACGCCAGAACACGTTTTTGATGGATACCATTTCTGGGAAATCGGCAAAAAAGGCTATCCTAAAACAAATAAACCGTGCCTTGCTTGAATGCGGGTTTGTGATAAAAAAGACTTATCGGGTGTTTGAGAAGCCTTACATTCGGTTTTTTATACTGGAAAAACGTCGGCGTTGACTCTTGTTTGTTTTGTTTGTTTTGCCGTGTTAGGCGTTAGCTTTTAAAGTTAACGTCGCTTACTTTGAGTGCGTGTGGTGTCTGTATGAAAGCGCTTGTGCTTAGCGGTGGAAAAGGTACCCGACTTCGTCCTTTAACTTTCACCTGTGCCAAACAGCTTATACCCGTAGCTAACAAACCGATTTTAGGTTATGTACTTGACCAAGTAAAAGAAACCCCGATAACTGACGTGGGTATTGTAACTGCGCCTGAAACGGGTTGTTATGTGCAGGCTTATGTTGAGGAGGGGTCCGAGTGGGGTTTTAATATTGCGTATATTCCCCAGGAACCGCTAGGTTTGGCGCATGCAGTAAAAACAGCTCAACCTTTTCTGGGCAGCGACCCATTTGTTATGTGCCTAGGCGACAACGTCACTGGACAGGGCATTAAAGATTTTGTCCGCAAATTTGAAGACGAAAACCTTGACGCCTTAATCATCCTCAAAACCGTTGATGACCCCTCACGCTTTGGTATTGCCCAGCTAGACAATCAAGGCAACGTCGTCAAGCTTGTGGAAAAACCCAAAACACCCATGGGCAACCTTGCCATAATTGGGACTTACCTGTTTTCTAACAAAGTGCATCAGGCTATCGCGCAGATTAAGCCTTCGTGGCGTGGCGAGCTTGAAATAACTGATGCCATCCAAAAGATGGTGGATTTGGGTTTTAGGGTTAAGGCGGAGATTTTGGATTCGTGGTGGCTGGATACGGGTAAGAAGGATGATATTCTTTCTGCGAACGCCAAGATTTTGGATGCTTACGTGCAGTTGGATGTTAAAGGCGCCGTTGAAAACAGCACTATCGAAGGGCGTGTCAGGCTTGATTCAACCGCCAAAGTTGTCAACAGCACTATTAGGGGACCTTGTGTTGTAGGCAAGAACGTGCGGATAACGGATTCTTTTATTGGTCCTTACACAAGCGTTGGCGAGAACTCTCAAATCTGCAATTCTCATTTGGAGTACTGCGTGATTTTGGAGAACGTAACAATCACCAACGTTGAACGCTTAGAGGAAAGCCTCGTTGGAAGAGCAGCCAAAGTAACAAAAAGCAAAAAATGCAGCACCATCAAGCTTCATGTGGGCGACTTCTCAGAAGTTGAAGTCTAACCCAAATTTTAGCCCTGAAGCGCCAAGGCAGATAATCGTTAAATAATCTTGCGCAGTAGTATCATCGTGGGAGTAGTGGTAAAACGAGATGTTGCCTGGCATAGTTGTTAAGCCCCTGAGACGCTTTGCAGATGAAAGAGGTTTCTTCACCGAAGTCTTCCGCAAAGACTGGTCTGAACTTTTTGGAAGCGACGTAGCTGCACAAGCTAACCTATCAATTACTTATCCTGGAATAATACGCGCTTGGCATCGGCACCTGCGTGGACAAACCGATTACTTTGTTGCCGTAAAAGGCGCCATAAAAATATGCGGCTACGACGAAGAAACAGGAGAGCTTGACGAGATAGTTTCGACGGGCGCAAATTTGCAGGTGGTTCGTATGCCTGGGCATTACTGGCATGGCTTTAAAGCTGTAGGTGATGCGCCTGCGATGCTTTTGTATTTCACAACTAACTTGTATGACGTTGCAGACCCTGATGAGGAACGGCGTTCTTGGAGTGATTCAACTTTGATTCCGCGTTCTGTTAACGGCAAGACTGGCGATGCCCGCGTAGGCAAACCTTGGGACTGGAACTGTCCCCCACACAAGTGATGCAACCATGAGAGTCCTTATAACTGGCGGATTAGGCTTCATCGGAAGCAACTTTTGCCGCTACCTAAACGAAAAACACCCTGACTGGGAACTGATAAACGTTGACAAAATGGGCATAGGCGCTAACCCCTCCAGCCTGCGCGACATAGAAAACAAACCAAATTACCGTTTCATACGCGGCGACATCTGCAATCCACAGCTAATCCACAAAGCCCTCTCACACGTCGACGCCGTCGTAAACATAGCCGCCGAAACCCACGTTGACCGCAGCATAGCCGACCCCTACACGTTTTTGCAAAACAACACCATCGGAACCTACACCGTACTAGAAGGCATACGCAAGCACAACCCCAAAGCCCGCCTAGTTCAAGTCTCCACCGACGAAGTCTACGGAGAAGCCCTCACAGGCTCCTTCACCGAAAAAGACTCCCCCAAACCCGGCAACCCCTACTCCGCCTCCAAAGCCTCCGCCGACATGTTCGCACTTTCCTACCACCGCACTTTTGGAGTAAACGTTTCAATAACGCGGTGCACCAACAACTTTGGCTCCTATCAGCTGCCTGAAAAACTAATTCCCAAAACCATAATCCGTGCCATAAAAGATTTGCCGATTCCAGTTTACGGGCAAGGTACCAATGTTCGGGACTGGATTTACGTTTTAGACCACTGTGCTGCTGTGGAGATGGTTTTGGAGAAAGGTGTGGCTGGTGAAGTGTACAATGTTTCTGCTGGCAACGAAGTTCCAAACATCGAGATAGTTAAAAAGATTCTTGAGTTGCTCAACAAACCTGAGAGTTTGATAACTTTTGTTGAAGACCGTCCGGGTCATGATGCTCGTTATAGTTTGGATTCCTCCAAGATTCAGGCTGAGCTGGGTTGGACGCCAAGGTCTTCTTTTGATGAAGCCCTAAAAGCTACGGTGAACTGGTACTTGGAAAATGAGCGTTGGTGGATGCCTTTTGCTACCGACGCTGTTTTAAACGCCACTCCTTGGAAGATGGGTGGCACCCGATGAGGCTTTTGGTTACTGGCGCCAGCGGCTTGTATGGCTCTAAGCTTGTCCAAGTTGCCGTTGAACACAACCACACAGTTTTTGCAGGCTACAAAGAGCACCCAGTTTCTGAGGGGACACCACTTACTTTGGATGTCACCGACAAAGAATCCGTTGACGCAGCATTAAAAACCGCTGAACCCCAAGTTGTTGTTCACGCCGCAACCCTAACCAACGTGGACACGTGCGAGTTAAACCGCGAGCTCGCGTGGAAAATCAACGTCGAAGG
This DNA window, taken from Candidatus Bathyarchaeota archaeon, encodes the following:
- a CDS encoding class I SAM-dependent methyltransferase, giving the protein MQVKTGSDVYAPRLKGYDSKQRFVTYWHQVNEAIQLDPSSILEVGVGTRFVCSYMKRLGYAVTTLDLLRDLRPGVAGSVLTLPFAEDSFDVGICCQVLEHLPFDCFKTALAQLHRVCRSKLILSLPDASRYFGVALTSPVSLPPVLVSLPTLFTPEHVFDGYHFWEIGKKGYPKTNKPCLA
- a CDS encoding glucose-1-phosphate thymidylyltransferase; this translates as MKALVLSGGKGTRLRPLTFTCAKQLIPVANKPILGYVLDQVKETPITDVGIVTAPETGCYVQAYVEEGSEWGFNIAYIPQEPLGLAHAVKTAQPFLGSDPFVMCLGDNVTGQGIKDFVRKFEDENLDALIILKTVDDPSRFGIAQLDNQGNVVKLVEKPKTPMGNLAIIGTYLFSNKVHQAIAQIKPSWRGELEITDAIQKMVDLGFRVKAEILDSWWLDTGKKDDILSANAKILDAYVQLDVKGAVENSTIEGRVRLDSTAKVVNSTIRGPCVVGKNVRITDSFIGPYTSVGENSQICNSHLEYCVILENVTITNVERLEESLVGRAAKVTKSKKCSTIKLHVGDFSEVEV
- a CDS encoding dTDP-4-dehydrorhamnose 3,5-epimerase family protein, whose translation is MLPGIVVKPLRRFADERGFFTEVFRKDWSELFGSDVAAQANLSITYPGIIRAWHRHLRGQTDYFVAVKGAIKICGYDEETGELDEIVSTGANLQVVRMPGHYWHGFKAVGDAPAMLLYFTTNLYDVADPDEERRSWSDSTLIPRSVNGKTGDARVGKPWDWNCPPHK
- the rfbB gene encoding dTDP-glucose 4,6-dehydratase, which encodes MRVLITGGLGFIGSNFCRYLNEKHPDWELINVDKMGIGANPSSLRDIENKPNYRFIRGDICNPQLIHKALSHVDAVVNIAAETHVDRSIADPYTFLQNNTIGTYTVLEGIRKHNPKARLVQVSTDEVYGEALTGSFTEKDSPKPGNPYSASKASADMFALSYHRTFGVNVSITRCTNNFGSYQLPEKLIPKTIIRAIKDLPIPVYGQGTNVRDWIYVLDHCAAVEMVLEKGVAGEVYNVSAGNEVPNIEIVKKILELLNKPESLITFVEDRPGHDARYSLDSSKIQAELGWTPRSSFDEALKATVNWYLENERWWMPFATDAVLNATPWKMGGTR